The Palleronia sp. THAF1 genome contains the following window.
GCCCGGCGACATCGACCGCCCCGAATACCTGATCTGGCTGCATTTCGCCGAAACCATCAGCCAGCACGCCGCCGCGCTGACCCAGCAGCATGTCGTCCTTTACGACGATGCGATGCGGTCGCCGATCATCATGAAGCTGGAAGCCGCACGTCTGAAAAAGTGCTACGCGGCGATCGAGGGGCGCCTGTCCTCTCCGGTGGAGAATCGTGATTATCTGCTGACCAGCGGCTTTTCCGCCGCCGATATCGCCGTGGGGCAGGCTGTCTATATGGCGCGCCATTTCGCCACACTCGACGGTTTTCCAGAGACGCAACGCTGGTTTGAGCGCATCACCGAGCGCGATACATTCATTGATGCCTTGCCCCCTGCCGGTAGCGAGCGGCTATATACGCAAGATTTCTATCCCGCCTGGGAGTGATCGGCCGCCCCTATACATCACGGCCCGGTCCCTGTAGGACGCGCTTCTTTCCGGGCGCGGTGTGTGCCCCATGACCGAACGGCCCTTTCCATGATCCAGACCCTGCAAGATGCGCTGTCGGCGCGCGGCTACGACACGCTGACCCCCGTCCAAGAGGCGGTGACCGCCCCAGAACTCGACGGCGCGGACCTTCTGGTCTCTGCCCAGACGGGGTCGGGCAAGACGGTGGGCTTCGGTCTGGCAATCGGGCCGACCTTGCTGGACGACGACGGAAAGATGCCTCCGGCGAATACGCCCGTGGCCTTGATCGTGGCCCCGACGCGCGAACTTGCGATGCAGGTGCAGCGCGAGTTGGCGTGGCTTTACGCAGACACCGGCGCCCGATTCGCCGCCTGTGTGGGTGGCATGGACATGCGCGACCAACGCCGCGCGCTGGAGCGTGGCGCGCATATCGTCGTGGGTACGCCGGGGCGTCTGACGGACCACATCCGCCGCGGCTCGCTGAAGCTGGACGGGCTGAAAGCCGCCGTGCTGGACGAAGCGGACGAGATGCTGGACCTCGGCTTCCGCGAGGATTTGGAATTCATGCTGGCCGAAGCGCCCAGCACCAAGCGCACGCTGATGTTTTCGGCCACCGTGCCGGCGATGATCGCGACGCTGGCCAAGAAGTACCAGAACGACGCCGTGCGCGTGAACACGGTCGGCGGCGGGCGTCAGCACAGTGACATTCAGTATCAGGCGATGCGCGTTCATCCATCGGATGCCGAGAATGCGATCATCAACGTGCTGCGCTTTCACGACGCCGAAAACGCCATCGTCTTCGCCAACACCCGCGCCACTGTCGCGCGGCTGACCGCGCGTCTGGGCAATCGCGGGCTGGCGGTTGTGTCGCTGTCGGGCGAACTCAGCCAGACCGAGCGGACCCACGCATTGCAAGCCATGCGCGACGGGCGGGCAAAGGTCTGCGTGGCGACGGATGTGGCCGCGCGTGGTATCGACCTGCCGAACCTCGACTTGGTGATACACGCGGAATTGCCGACGAACACCGAAGGCCTGTTGCACCGTTCGGGTCGCACGGGCCGGGCAGGGCGCAAGGGCGTGTCCGCCCTAGTCGTGCCGCCGAAAGCCACAAGCAAGGCCGAACGCCTTCTGAAGTGGGCGAAGATCAACGCGGAATGGGTCGCAGCCCCCTCTGCCGACGATATTCTGAAGCGCGATGAAGAACGGCTGCTGTCCGACGAATCTTGGGCCGACGAGATCACGCCAGAGGAAGCCGCCTTCGCCGAAAAGCTGATGGCGCAATACGATGCGGAAACCATCGCGGCAGGCTACCTGCGTCTCTATCGCGCGCATCATTCCGCCCCCGAAGAGCTGTCTGACCCGACGACCGCGCCGAAGCGAGAAGAGCGCAAGCCGTTCGGACCCTCTGCCTGGGTTGCGCTGTCCAAGGGCCGCAACGACCGGGCAGAGCCGCGCTGGATCCTGCCGCTGATCTGCCGCATGGGCGGGCTGACCAAGGATCAGATCGGCGCGATCCGTATCCAGCCTGCAGAGACCTATGTGGAGCTGACGGCGGACAGCATCGACGGCTTCATGGCTGCGACGGGCGGCAAGCTGGAAGATGGGATGACCGTGCGCCGCGCCGATGGCCCGCCCGATTCGGGGCCGCGTCCGGCGAAGCGGTCGGATGGTCCCTCGGATGGGCCGCGTGCGCCGAAGCCGGGCGCACCGAAAGCAGAGGCGAAGTCCGACTGGTCGCCTGAAAAGACCGAACCCGCGCCGTCTGCCGATATGGCGCCGCGCAAGCCACGTGCGCCGAAGGCGGATGCCGGTCCGAAGAAGCGCTGGGACAAGTCTGCCGACGGGGATGCACCGAAGAAGCGATGGGATAAGCCCGCCGATGGCGCTGCGCCCAAGCGGGACAAGCCGACAGGGGCGAAGCCTGCACACGCGCGTGCCGACCGGGACGCATCCGCGCCGAAAAAGCGGTGGGACAAGCCGAAGGGCGGCAAGCCCGGCGATGGTGCGAAGCCGCACCGGGGCAAGCCAGGTCCCGGCGCGACTTCGGATCGATCCTCGGCTGGCCCCTCCAAACCGGGATCGAAAGTGCGGCCCGGTGCGGCGAACACCGGGCAGCGGATGGAGCGTCCGGGCGGCAAGCCCAAGGGCAAGGGCGGCGACAAGGGACCCCGGCGCAAGTGACATGAGCCGTTGATGACGGATCGGTTTGACCGCCACGCCGCCCTTGGCTATTTCGAAACCGAACCCAAGAGGACCCCGCCATGGATGACCTGCTTCGCGACTATCTTCCGATCCTGATCCTGCTGGGTCTGGCCATTGCGCTTGGCATCATTCTGGTTCTTGCCGCCGCCATCGTCGCGGTGCGCCACCCGGATGCAGAGAAGGTTTCGGCCTACGAGTGCGGGTTCAACGCCTTCGACGACGCGCGGATGAAGTTCGACGTGCGGTTCTACCTCGTGGCCATCCTGTTCATCATCTTCGATCTGGAGATCGCGTTTCTGTTCCCGTGGGCCGTATCGTTCAACGTGATGACTGATGTGGCCTTCTGGTCGATGATGGTCTTCTTGGGCGTGCTGACCGTGGGTTTCGCCTACGAATGGAAGAAGGGCGCGCTCGACTGGGAGTGATCGCGCGACCTTAGGTTCACAGAGCGGGCAGGATCAGCGTCACGCCCAGCCCGACGATCGGGACGAACAGGACGCATTGAATTGAGAACAGACCTGCTTCGGTGTGCAGGAATTGCTTGAGGCGTTCGGGGAGGTGGGACTTCAACATGGGGCTCGCGTCTTCTTGATGACACCGGCAACGACCTGTCCGGCCTCTTCCTTTTGACGGGCGTCAGGGGCCGATGTTCGGAAAGTTCGGGACTTAATCGGGATTTCCATAACATCTGATGAATTAACTATTCATCGCGACCTCTGCTGCGGCACTGCCCCGCGTTGACGATTGGCGTGGCCGCTTATAGGTCAATCTCAACAAGGCCGTGGTGTGTTCCCGGCTTTTCCGATGGAAGGACCCGCCCCATGTCTGTGATCCCAGGTGCGACCCCGCAGGGCGCTGTCAAAGCCGGCCCCGATGCCGATTACACAACCCAGAAGCTGAACAACGAGCTGACGGACAAGGGTTTCCTGCTGACCAGCGCCGATGACCTGATCAACTGGGCGCGCACCGGCAGCTTGCACTGGATGACTTTCGGTCTGGCCTGCTGCGCGGTCGAGATGATGCACACATCCATGCCGCGCTACGATGCCGAGCGTTTTGGTGTCGCGCCGCGCGCGTCCCCGCGACAGTCCGACGTGATGATCGTGGCAGGCACGCTGACCAACAAGATGGCGCCCGCGCTGCGCAAGGTCTACGACCAGATGCCCGAGCCGCGTTATGTGATCTCGATGGGGTCCTGCGCGAACGGCGGCGGATACTACCACTACAGCTATTCCGTGGTGCGCGGTTGCGACCGCATCGTGCCGGTGGACATCTACGTGCCCGGCTGCCCGCCGACGGCAGAGGCGCTGCTGTACGGCATCCTTCAGTTGCAGCGGAAGATCCGCCGCACCGGCACCATCACCCGCTAGGAGATTCCCCCCGATGTCTGGCATGTCCGACGACGCCCTGATCGAACTGGGAGAGCACATAAAGGCCGCGCGGCCCGACTGCGTGCTTGGCTACGATGTGGCCTTCGGTGAGTTGACCGTGAACGTGGCGCTTGCCTCGGTGAAGTCACTGGTCGAATTCATGCGGACCGACAAGACCTGCCGCTTCACCTCGCTGATCGACCTGACGGCCATCGACCACCCGGCGCGTGAGGTGCGGTTCGATCTGGTCTATCACTTTCTGTCGATGTGGCAGAACCACCGCGTGCGCATCAAGACGCAGGTGCGAGAAGATGAGATGGCAGCCTCGATCACCGACGTGCATCCTAGCGCGGGCTGGTTCGAGCGCGAGGTCTTCGACATGTTCGGCATCCTCTTCACCGGCCACCCGGACCTGCGCCGTATCCTGACCGACTACGGTTTCCGCGGTCATCCGCTGCGCAAGGACTTCCCGACAACCGGCTACACCGAGCTGCGCTACGATGAGACCGTGAAGCGCGTCGTGTATGAGCCTGTCGATTTGGTGCAGGAATACCGTCAGTTCGACTTCATGTCGCCATGGGAAGGGGCCGATTACATCCTGCCCGGAGACGAGAAGTCGAAGGAAGGGGCGTAGTCCGCATGAATTCGGGCGATCTGATCACCGGTTTCGTCTTCCTTGCAGCGCTTTTGGTGGTGCCGTTCTGGAAACTGCTGCCGTCGCACGGAATCTCGAAGTACTACGCCTTCATCGCCATCCTGCCGGTGGGCGCGGTTCTGCTATTGTGGGTGCTCGCCTTCCGCGATGCATTCAGCGACCGCGCGTGAGCGATCCTACGATCATCCTTGGCCTAGGGGCCACCAAGTCCGGCACAAGCTGGCTGTACGAAAGCCTTGCC
Protein-coding sequences here:
- a CDS encoding glutathione S-transferase family protein, with protein sequence MITLHHCHETRSMRVLWCLHELDMDFSLRVHAFDKSLRADEYLTINPVGRVPALEIDGDVIWESGAILEVLCERFPERGLGRPPGDIDRPEYLIWLHFAETISQHAAALTQQHVVLYDDAMRSPIIMKLEAARLKKCYAAIEGRLSSPVENRDYLLTSGFSAADIAVGQAVYMARHFATLDGFPETQRWFERITERDTFIDALPPAGSERLYTQDFYPAWE
- a CDS encoding DEAD/DEAH box helicase, which codes for MIQTLQDALSARGYDTLTPVQEAVTAPELDGADLLVSAQTGSGKTVGFGLAIGPTLLDDDGKMPPANTPVALIVAPTRELAMQVQRELAWLYADTGARFAACVGGMDMRDQRRALERGAHIVVGTPGRLTDHIRRGSLKLDGLKAAVLDEADEMLDLGFREDLEFMLAEAPSTKRTLMFSATVPAMIATLAKKYQNDAVRVNTVGGGRQHSDIQYQAMRVHPSDAENAIINVLRFHDAENAIVFANTRATVARLTARLGNRGLAVVSLSGELSQTERTHALQAMRDGRAKVCVATDVAARGIDLPNLDLVIHAELPTNTEGLLHRSGRTGRAGRKGVSALVVPPKATSKAERLLKWAKINAEWVAAPSADDILKRDEERLLSDESWADEITPEEAAFAEKLMAQYDAETIAAGYLRLYRAHHSAPEELSDPTTAPKREERKPFGPSAWVALSKGRNDRAEPRWILPLICRMGGLTKDQIGAIRIQPAETYVELTADSIDGFMAATGGKLEDGMTVRRADGPPDSGPRPAKRSDGPSDGPRAPKPGAPKAEAKSDWSPEKTEPAPSADMAPRKPRAPKADAGPKKRWDKSADGDAPKKRWDKPADGAAPKRDKPTGAKPAHARADRDASAPKKRWDKPKGGKPGDGAKPHRGKPGPGATSDRSSAGPSKPGSKVRPGAANTGQRMERPGGKPKGKGGDKGPRRK
- a CDS encoding NuoB/complex I 20 kDa subunit family protein, with translation MSVIPGATPQGAVKAGPDADYTTQKLNNELTDKGFLLTSADDLINWARTGSLHWMTFGLACCAVEMMHTSMPRYDAERFGVAPRASPRQSDVMIVAGTLTNKMAPALRKVYDQMPEPRYVISMGSCANGGGYYHYSYSVVRGCDRIVPVDIYVPGCPPTAEALLYGILQLQRKIRRTGTITR
- a CDS encoding NADH-quinone oxidoreductase subunit A; translated protein: MDDLLRDYLPILILLGLAIALGIILVLAAAIVAVRHPDAEKVSAYECGFNAFDDARMKFDVRFYLVAILFIIFDLEIAFLFPWAVSFNVMTDVAFWSMMVFLGVLTVGFAYEWKKGALDWE
- a CDS encoding NADH-quinone oxidoreductase subunit C, which produces MSDDALIELGEHIKAARPDCVLGYDVAFGELTVNVALASVKSLVEFMRTDKTCRFTSLIDLTAIDHPAREVRFDLVYHFLSMWQNHRVRIKTQVREDEMAASITDVHPSAGWFEREVFDMFGILFTGHPDLRRILTDYGFRGHPLRKDFPTTGYTELRYDETVKRVVYEPVDLVQEYRQFDFMSPWEGADYILPGDEKSKEGA